The segment TATTGCTTTAGCTCTGCTATAAATCTTAATGCTATAGGTTTAACTGCTTTACCAGAATAGCCAGAAATAGAAGATTTACCATTCACTTTAGGTAAGGGTACAAAGTCATCTAAATCTATGCCTGTAATAGATTTTATTGTATTAATTGCAGATAAAGCATCAGCTCCTCCATCTATTGCTGCCATAGCTGGTATTTCCATATTACCGATATTAGGAGTCATTTTAGCAATCACTGGAATATCTGTTGCTTGACTAACAGCAGCACTATATTTTTTTACAAGATCAGGATTTTGTCCTACATCAGATCCCATATCTCCACTAGTCATTAGCTTCTTTACCATCTGCTATAGCATTTACCACTGTGTTATCTGTTTTTATAATATCTCCTGCTGCAAAAATATTCTTATGATCTGTCTTTAAATTCTCATCTATTAGAATAAATCCATCATCATCTACATTTAAATCCTTAATTTGTTTAACATCAGCACTTTTTTGTCCTACAGCAAAAATAATAACATCATAATCTAATTCTAAAACTGAACTATCATCAACACTTACACCTTTGAATTTTTCCACATTATTATCTCCACAAATTTCTTGTGGTTTAAAACCAGCAAAAATATTTACATTTCTTTTTTGCGCTTTGATCATATCTTTTTGATCTGCAGGCATTTCAGCTAAACTTTCAATACATACCATACTAACATCTTTTGCTCCAAATTCTTTAGCTATTAGTGCACAATCTACAGCTACATTTCCTCCACCAATGATAATAACTTTTTTATTCTTTACTTTTATTTCGTTTCTATTATTTTTAGCTTTAGATAAGAAATCTACTGCATTAGTAACTTCATTTAGTTGACTACCTTCTAAATCTAAAGTTTTAGGAACTGGTTTTCCTAATGCTAATAAATATGCTGAATAATCTTGTTCTTCTAATTCATTAAATGATATATCTTTTCCAATTTCACAATTAGTTTTAAACTCTACACCTAAATCTTTTATGTATTTTATTTCGTGATTTACTATTTCTTGTGGTAATTTATCTGATGGTATACCATAACTAAGCCATCCTCCTATTAAAGAACGTCTTTCAAATACTGTTACTTGATAACCATTTAACGCTAATTCTCCTGCAGCTGCTAAACCAGCCGGGCCCGAGCCTATCACAGCTATTTTCTCTTTAATCAAGTCTACACTTTCAATAACTTCAAAATCTGCTTCTCTTTCATAATCACAAATAAATTCTTGTAACTTACCAATTTGAATACTTTCATCTAGCTTGTCTCTTACACAATTTTCTTGACATAATCTATCATAAGGACAAACTCTTGCACATATGCCTCCTAAGATATTTCTGTTTCTTATAATTTCAGCGGCTCCCCTTAAGTTTTCAAATCGAATGGATCGTATAAATTTAGCTGGATTAGTATTAGCAGGACATCCTTGAGAACAAGGAGCATCATAGCATAGAAGACATCTTGAAGTTTCTTTCATCGCTTGGTCGTAATTAAAATAACTCATTTAATCCCCTCCTATGTAATATTAAATTCTTTAAAAAAATGTAATAATATAACAAGAATGATAAAAAAATAATCCCTCTCATAAGTCAATTAGTTAAACTATTATATGATTATAATCCCAATTTATGGATATTATAGAATGAAAAGTATTATGTGTCAATATAATAAAACCGGATTTACCATTTTCCTTAAATACTTACTCTCATATTATCGCTTCCATGCAAAAAGAAATACTTAAAAAACAAAAAAATTCCCTCTCGGGAATCATTTCTTTCAAAATATTCATAACGATGTAGAAAACTAATTCATACAATAATATTAAATTCTATTAAAAGAGGAGATAAATATGAATAATGACAAAATGGCAAGACTGTTACAGAATAGTACAGCTTATCCCGAAATTATCAGGCCCCATAATCAAGCCCTAGAAAATAGAATTAATAAACTGATTAAACAAACCGTCGAAGAAACACTTCCCTCGGATAGATATAAAAAAATGAATATAATTACAGCAGCCGGTGAATATGAAGAAACAGTAAATATCAAAGAAATTTTAAGTATTCGCTTTGAAAATTATTATTATCCAGAAGGAATGGCCAACGGCATTACAGAAGTTAGAGGACTTACAGTAAACCTCATTACAGGAAAAAAATACAGACTAAAACACTTGTTTGCATCAGAAAATTATAAATCCTATCTGAACAGAATAATCGAAGAACAAATAGAAGAACGTGAGATCCCATTAATTGAAGAGTTTACTGGAATTACAGGCAATGAGGTATTCTATCTAACAGAAGAAGCTCTAGTAATTGTGTTTCAAGAATATGAACTAACTCCTGGTTATTTTGGAGTCCTAGAATTTAAGATTCCTTATCAAGATTTAAAACCAATCATTGATGAAAACAGCCCAATATACAAAAACTTAATCTCTTAAATAAAAAATCAAGTTGTTTTTACTTAGATTAACCTCTCTAAAAACTATTGTAATAGGAAACAACTTAATTCATATTAAAATAAATATACCACAAAAATAAGTTTGACGACATTATGGCAATATAATGTCGTCATTTTTTATTACAAGGAAAATGATATCAATAATTCATTTACACACTATTAACGTTGTATTAAAATTTTAATTGAAACTACCTTCTCCTAGCTTACGGAGTAGGTATTGCAACATACCATTTTGTTATCATTATCAATCTCTTCAACTTTCTTTCAGTCTCCTAGTTTACGGAGTAGGTATTGTAACTGACCCTCCTCGGGGCAAGCCACAGTGATTTATGAGCTTTCAGTCTCCTAGTTTACGGAGTAGGTATTGTAACCGCGCCAAGTCAAAAATCTCAATCCTATGCTGGCAAGCTTTATAAGACTTCACTTCTCCCAAAATACTAAAATTATTTCGAAAACTAAATCTTGCACGAAACCCCGGTAGGTTTTCGAAATCATCCTCAACCTCTGGCATAATAGGAATTACTCAGCTTTCAATGTTCAAAAAATTATCTTTACTTTAACATTAAGATCAGTATTTTTTGTAGTTTTCGAAACTACCTAATTTTTACTAGTAATCTATTTCTAGATTCAACATTTAATTCCTGCTTGTCAGTGAAAAGAACTTATAGTTACGTAACTACAAACTTAACCAAAAATTAATATGGAGTTAATAAATTATTAATATTCTATTGCTATAATATAAGTAACAATTGGAGCAGGGACAATTATTTATTGCCTTGACTCCATGAAAGTTCCCTTAAATAAGTTACTAATGATCAATTTACTCTTCACATCCCCTTCAAAAGCAGCCTAATATTAGGCTGCTTTTGAGTTTATATGATTTCATTTATGAAGTTCTAACTAAAATAAAAAAATTCCGCATTCTGGCAGGCTTTATAGCTCTCTACTTCTCACAAAACACCAATCACTCAGCCTTCATGATTTTCCATAGGTACTACTAATAATGAATAAAAAAACTCAGGCTAAAAGCCTGAGTTAATTAAAATTATCAAATATACTTATTCTAAATACTCATTAATTCGCAAGGCAGCTTTAGCACCTTCCGCAGCAGAAATAATTATTTGCTTATCTTTAATATTTGTCACATCTCCAGCGGCCCAAATTCCTTCTACACTGGTTTCATTATTATCATTAATTACAATTTCCCCCACTTCATTTACTTCTACCGTTTCTCCGATAAAATCACTATTAGGAAGTAATCCAATCTCAATGAACACTCCATTAACATCTAGCTCATCTTCTGTCTCTGTTTCCATGTCTTTAATCACTAATTTATCTACCTTCTCTGCATCTTTATCACCAATTATCTTCTCCACACCAGTACCAGTATGGACTGTAATAGCTTCTCGGTCATAGACTTTTTCTTGCAGAACTTCATCTCCAGTCAATTCAGGCTGTACTTCTATTAAATCAACTTCACAGCCCAACTTAGATAAATCAAGGGCAGCTTCTAAACCAGCATTACCTCCACCAACAATAGCTACTGCTTCACCTTCATATAAATAACCATCACAAGTAGCACAATAATGAACTCCTCTACCTTTTAATTGTTTTTCACCATCAACACCTAATTCGCGATTAGTTGTTCCACTAGCAGCTACAACAGCCTTTGCTCGTCCTTGATGACCATCTTCAGTTTCTACTATTATTTCATCATCATTTTTACTTACACTTTTAACTGTTGCCCCTAATTCTAAATTAACTCCATATTTATCTACATGCTCCCAGAACGACTGCAGTAATTTTGGACCTTGAGCCTCTTTAACTCCTAGATAATTATCAATTTCTCCTGTATCGATCATTTGACCGCCTAAAGCAGACGAAAGAATTAAAATATCCAATCCTTTTCTGGCTCCATATAAAGCAGTATTTAATCCAGCAGGTCCAGCCCCAATGACTATCACATCCCATAATTTATCAAAATTTTCTCTTAGTTCAATTCCCAACAAATCATATAACTCTCCACTTTCCTTCATTTCCATCATAGAATCAAAACCGCCAACTAATTGATCATCAATAAAAATTTGGGGAACAGTTTTAGCCCCATCAGCTCTCTTTATCATTTCTTTTTTCACAGCAGAATCTTCATTAATGTTATATTCTTGGTAGGAAAATCCTTTACTCTTTAAGAAAGATTTAGCTTTATTACAGTATGGGCACCCGTTCAAAGTATAAATTTCAATCTGTGGTTGCTTCTTTTCAGTCATTTTTTTCGGCCTCCTTGTAAATTTTAATTTTCTAGCTATGTCTATTATAATATTTAAATATTATAATATATTCCTGCTTAAAATGCTTATTTTTTCTAATAAATTACTAATAATCAGTATACTCTTCACATCCCCTTCAAAAGCAGCCAATCATTGGCTGCTTTTAAGTTTATATGATTTCATAAATGAAATCATAACTAAAATAAAAATCTCCGCCACTATCCCTGGAGATTTCCCATTTCAACTGCTTTACTCATATCGACAGCAATCTTTTAACACATCAGCAAATAAACCCTTGTCAATCAGTCTCCTACCTTACGGAGTAAGTATTGTAACAACATTAGGATAAGCTAATTTATCTATAGTAATCTCTCTTTCAGTCTCCTACCTTACGGAGTAAGTATTGTAACAGGGAGATAGTTACTTCCTCAGAGATTCAAATAACTTTCAGTCTCCTACCTTACGGAGTAAGTATTGTAACATTTCAAGAAATCAAAAAATCGCTCTAGTTTCTTCTTTCAGTCTCCTACCTTACGGAGTAAGTATTGTAACTGATACTTATGCTATGAGGTATGAACCACATTATCGTCTTTCAGTCTCCTACCTTACGGAGTAAGTATTGTAACCTCTACTTCTATTACTCTTTCTTTCAGATCATAATGTTCTTTCAGTCTCCTACCTTACGGAGTAAGTATTGTAACCGCGCCAGATCAAAAATCTCAACCCTATGATGGCAGGCTTTATGACACTTCACTTCTCCCAAAATCCCAAAGTTATTTCGAAAACTAAATCTTGCACGAAACCCCGGTAGGTTTTCGAAATCATCCTCAACCTTGACATAATAGTAATTATTAAGCTTTCAATGTTCAAAAAATCATCTTTACCTTAGCATTAAGACCAGTATTTTTTGTAGTTTTCGAAAAACTAATTTATCCTTCAATGATTTATTTCCATACTATCCTATTATCTCCTGCATTGGAAACATGCTACTTCAGTATTTTATAATTTCCTAATCCAAAGACAGTATTCTTCCCTATATGACTATATTGCCCTAAAATCAAATAAGGTAGAAACTTTTCCAAACTTCCTTGATAAGCAACCTCTCCTACCAAACCTTTCATTTTTATTCTCTTGTTTTGGCGATTTGAATACCGATACCAACTTTTCCAGCTAGTTGTATCTTTTATTAGTTCAATTTCTTTCGCCTGTTCTAAATATTGATGGAATTCAATATCTAATTCTTCTTCCCCATAAAAAACGCTTAAACTAGATAGTCTTCTAAATAAGTTCTTCATTAATTTATAAAAATCAATCTTCTCTACAAAATCCCCCTTGTTTTTTAATAGAGTAGATGTGGAAAACCTCAACCTCAGTTTTTCTTTATCTAAACATTTTTTTAATTCTTTTATATCTCGCTTATCAATATTAAATTCTGGATTATGAACAATATTAGCATACTCAGAATATACTCTTTCTGATTTCCCTTTTAACTGGTTTACATTCCAAATTTCTGAGACTATAAATTTACCTCTCCCGCTGCCTATTCCTTGTTCCGCTAAATAATTCCACGCCTCAATGATATAAGGTAAATATTTACTTGCTACTCCAAATAAATTTAAATTAAATCTGATCTTTTGTCCAGGATAGAATAATTCTTGTTGATTAGTTTCAGGTTCAAATACAAAGGGCCGGGGTTTATTATTAAAACGATTAGAAGTTCTCTCTTGTTCTTTATCAGTTAAATATGGATTAAATAATTGAGCATAAGCACACATATTATTAAGATTACAATTTTTACATTCTTGATTGTTCATATTACATGTTAAATGTTTTAAAGCATGACCAAAAGCCCCCCTTAAAGTAGATCCAGGATGTTTTGGTAGTTTTATCTTTTGAACTGGAATAATAGTAAAGGCTAATTGAATAATATTTAACTTAATAATTATTCACCTTCCTTATAAAATTATAAAACTAGATATTAGGCCAACTACTAAGTTGCATTATTCAATAGTTGGCCCGATATTAGTTACTTTTTTACATAATCAATTAGGGATTTAGGAATTATTATATCATCTACTTGATAACAATCGTCTCTAATTTCTTCATGAAAACTACAAGGAATTACTCCCCAATTAATAGTTTCATCTTCTGAAGAGCTATAACAAAATAAAGGTACTTCATACATTTTATTCAAATCGTATTTTTTAGCTATTTCAACTGGAAATAAAGTAGACACTTCACCTTCATATTCTTCTTCCTTTTTTAATTTTTTTACTTTAGTATTTCTAATTTTCACAACACCTATCTTACCTATATTATTACATTTATATTTGATTTTATCTTCTATTCTTTTTAATACTTCTTTATTTTCTGAAATTAAATAAGCTAATATCTTTGAAGAATAGAAATACTCTACTTGAGCTAACTTTTTATTTCCTTCCCATACTAAACTTTCATAATTATAAGTCCCCTTAGCACGATAATGTTGCCGAAAATGTTTATTTTTTTCATAAATTTCAGGAATTCCTCCTAATGAATAAACCCCTTCAGGTAAAGTACGAAATCTTCCATCATTAATTTCCACATATTTTTTACTTATTAAACTTTCTCCACCCACCAATTCTCCAATAAATCCAGACATAGTAGTAGGAGGAATAAACGGATACGTAAACCATTCTACATTAGATTTTGCCATCTGTCTAAATAATAATTCTGAAAGTGGCTTTAATTTAATTTCCATTACATACATTCTATCACACACCCAAATATTCTTCTAAATCATTTCTTTTCGTGCTCCAATCCCCCCAATTAAAACTAGTTAAAAATTGTTGATAATCATTAGTTCTTTTTTGCAAATATCCTAATGCCTTAGAACCAATATATCTTTTCATAATCACCTTATCATTATTAGAAGTTACTTTAATTACATTATCTTCTTTTTCAATTTTCATTACTTTATTATCGTCATCTTTTATTTGAAAACCTTTCTCTTCTTCTTCTATTTCAAACCCTTTATTTTCAAAATCAGTCTTTAACTCTGTTAACTGAATTTTTTCTTTATACTCTTTAAACGCTTCATTAAAGCTTTCTATATCAGCTGAAATATTAAAAGTAGGCAAAGGAAATGTCCCAGTTTCAGAAACATCTACAATTAAAATAGGGGCTTTATCATTCCTATCAGTAGATATTTTAACTCCACCTTGTCTCGATGCTCCAGCAGTATAATTACTTTGATTAATATTATCTAAAAACGTTTGAGAATAGACCCCTATCTCCCAATCACTCATTTTTTTCATAATTGTACTAATAGGGAAATGAACTCCTCCTTTAATAAATTCTTCTTCATGAATTCCAGCTTGTCCTGTTTCATTACTCCTTTCATCAACTCTATTCCTAGAATGAGTAGCTACTGCTAATTCACTCCGTTCAATTGAATAAGCTGTTGGGTAATGTACTCTAGATTTTATATTATAATCTATCTCAGTATCACTAGTACTACCTGTTCCCCCATAAATCCAACAAGTTGGACATTTTAAACATAATTCAGGAATATAGCAGTCATTTTCTGGACTATTATCTTCAGTACTATTCTCAAAATCAATGTATTCATTTCTAAATTCATGAGCAGCCCTTCGATCAACGCCTCTTCGCTTAGAACCAGCAAAAACGACCTTTTCTACTGCTTCTCCATCTCTAGTTGGAACCAAATCCTTCTCGGTAATAGTTAAATTTATTTCTGTACCATCACCAAACCTAACTTGTCCTGTCGTTTCTATAATCCCATTTAAAATTACCGTTTTGGCTTCAGAATTATTAATCCCAATTTTATAATTTTCCATTAATTTTTGCCTCCTTGAATACTAATGTTTAATAATAACTTACTTAACAATCTAGAATTAACTTCTTTTATAAATTCTGTCCATAAATAATTACTTTGTCCTCCATATTTGTTGTAATAACCATCATTTAATATCTTATCTTCTAGCTCTTTAATTTTTTTCTTAGCTTTCTTTTTTCCTATTACAAAACTTTGCCTCCCATTATTTCTACCTTTTTCCACTCTGTCAATCCGCTGAGCAAACATATACTGTAAATTACTTAATTTTAATTTCGGAAAATCTCTTAAAATAACATCGGTATACTTTCTAATTATCCCTGATACATTAGAATTATTATTTTTAACTTCTTCCTCTATTACTCCTTCTAACATTTCAAATAAAAAATCTGATAAATCTTGTACATCTTGATAAAACTCTTTTGGGCTTTGTTTTTGCAATTTGGATTTACCTCCTTTTATTTTACTTAATAAATAATTAGCATTTTCTTTTATTTTTCGGTCAAAGTCCTTTAACTTGTAAGGGGATTTAAATACATCAGTAAAATAAACTATATTATTATCATCATACAAAGGATATAACCCTCTATATAATGCTTTATAAACTTTTCCTCTTTCTAATAAAGAAACTACTTCTTTGGTTTTAATTTTCAAATTGGAATTCTGACTTTCATAATACTTACTTATTATTTTATTTCTTCCTTTAGGTAACATAGATAGAATATCAAGAACGCTTACATGTAATTTTAAATTCTTTGTAACTTTAGCTACTTTTATTTCTGCCTCTAAATACTCTTCTTTTTTTAAATTTTCAGTTAGGTAATTAGAAAGTAATAAATAAAGTTGAGTTTTTTTAGGTAAACTCCCATTACTATTATTAACTGAAACTAGTAAATATTTAGTAGCTAAAATAGATAGTAAAGCTGAATCAGTTATTCTTAAAACCCCTAATTGAGCAGACAAATCACTCATTTCTTCAGCCAATAATAAATTATCGTAAAAATTATTAATTGGTAATTTTACAACTTGATATTGTTCAGTCTTATAAATTGGTGATAATAAAGCGGTGAAAACACAAGTAGAGCAAATTGAAGAATTACCCGAGTTAAAATAATCATATGAAGTTATTTCAGCTTCATTAAGGATAAGAGATTTTCCTGCATTTTCAATAACTGCTTGATTAGATCCACATACAAGACAACATCTTTTTTTATAACTTTTCTTATTTGTTATCATATTAGTTTGATAATTAAATGGGGTATTACTTTTTTCAATCAATAAATTCTCTAATTTAAAATATGATAAAGCCATAATACCATTTTTATCAAAAGAAGACAAGTGCTCATATAACTTCTCATATGCCTCATTTACTTGTTTTTTCTTATTATATTTTTCTATTAAATCTTTTCTTTTCACTTCTTTAAAAAAATTTTCTACTATATCTTCATTTTTATTCCAATTATTTTCTTTCGCTGAAAGCAACATTCTAACCATAACTAATGTACTAACCGCATTCCATAAATTTCCACTAGTATTGCTATGACCTTCTTTTCCCAAATAATTCTCTAACCCATCTTTCAAATCCCTTCTGATGTTGCCTATCTCTTTCCAGTTTTCTGGCTTTTTTAAATAGTCAAATATTTTACCCATCAATACTTCTCGCGAATTTCTATCTTTTATAAAACGTTCATTGGAAAAAGTATCTGCTTTTTTAAATGCTTTCTGTAAGGCTTCTCCAAAATATTTCAAAAATTCTAAAGGGAACAATAAACCTCCGGCTCTACCTGATAAATTAAGTAAAGTGGTTAAATTATTAACTACTTTCTCTTGATAATTTTCGCTCATCCACTGCAAAAACTCTTCCCACAACTCTTCTTCATTTTTTTCAATTTTTCCATTTATCAAAGCAACCCCTAAATTATATCCTAGTGGTATCTTTTTATATTCCCGATAAAGAAATTTTAATAACCAACCTGCTAGTACTTCATAAGCTATTCTCATTCTTGTTTCATTTGGTAATCTAAAAAATAATTTAGTTACAGAAATGTTATTAACAGATTTAATTTCCCTTTTTATTTCTTCTTTTTTCTCTTTATTAATTGAGGTGTTTTGATATCTTATAAAATAACTATCATTATCTTTAGCAAACACTCCCAGAGATCTCAATAGTTTTTTATCAATCCTAATTGAATATATTTCTTCACAAGCTCGTATACATTCACCAGGAAAATTAATATAATTTAATAACCCATAAATAAGCTTCTTCTCTTTATTCAGTTAAATCACCCCCTCTAAAGACATCATACTTAAGTTTTATATTAATTGGAGCTTGTTTGCTATTTCTCTGATTTAATTTCACTTCATAATTCGACTTTTCTTTTTTTACTTTGCAATCAATTATATTATCGTGTATACGAAAACCTCCTTCTCCTAATGTAAAACTTTCTTTTATTAGTGCTTTGCTATAAATTGCAGAAGAAACATGATCGGCAGAAATCAAACAATGCAAATCACTAATAAATTGTTCACCAAATTTATCCGCCAAAGGAATTACATCTTGAACTCCAAAACTATGATGATATCTTATTAATTGATATATATATTCTCTATCTTTTTCCCTCTCTGAAGAAAATTTCTCCTGTAAATCAGTTTCTAATTTTCTAGCATGAGAACTAAATGGAGCAATATTAATTTTAAGAATATCTTCTTTATATTTTTTATTTATTTGTTCTTTCAATTTCAATTTTTTATCTAAACCTCTTATGTTACATAAAGTTGTCACTATCTCTAAAACAGTTTTTTTATCAAAATTAATATCTGTTTTTCTTTTTATTCGTTCTTTCATTAAATCAATGTATTTATTTCCGAATTCAAGGAAATCACTACTGTCCCGTAAGGAACTAGCCAATTTCATTTTTTTCCCAATATCATGATCTCTAGCAGCTAACTGAAGTAATCTACTCTCATTCCCAAACCAACTCACCAACTTTTTTACATGCTTACAGTGTTCATCAACATCAACAAAATATAATTTCTTTTTATCAGCAATTACTTTAGCTACAGAATAATTATCATTCATTTTCTATCACACCTTCTGGTTC is part of the Sporohalobacter salinus genome and harbors:
- a CDS encoding FAD-dependent oxidoreductase, producing MSYFNYDQAMKETSRCLLCYDAPCSQGCPANTNPAKFIRSIRFENLRGAAEIIRNRNILGGICARVCPYDRLCQENCVRDKLDESIQIGKLQEFICDYEREADFEVIESVDLIKEKIAVIGSGPAGLAAAGELALNGYQVTVFERRSLIGGWLSYGIPSDKLPQEIVNHEIKYIKDLGVEFKTNCEIGKDISFNELEEQDYSAYLLALGKPVPKTLDLEGSQLNEVTNAVDFLSKAKNNRNEIKVKNKKVIIIGGGNVAVDCALIAKEFGAKDVSMVCIESLAEMPADQKDMIKAQKRNVNIFAGFKPQEICGDNNVEKFKGVSVDDSSVLELDYDVIIFAVGQKSADVKQIKDLNVDDDGFILIDENLKTDHKNIFAAGDIIKTDNTVVNAIADGKEAND
- a CDS encoding RsiV family protein, which produces MNNDKMARLLQNSTAYPEIIRPHNQALENRINKLIKQTVEETLPSDRYKKMNIITAAGEYEETVNIKEILSIRFENYYYPEGMANGITEVRGLTVNLITGKKYRLKHLFASENYKSYLNRIIEEQIEEREIPLIEEFTGITGNEVFYLTEEALVIVFQEYELTPGYFGVLEFKIPYQDLKPIIDENSPIYKNLIS
- the grxC gene encoding glutaredoxin 3, which produces MTEKKQPQIEIYTLNGCPYCNKAKSFLKSKGFSYQEYNINEDSAVKKEMIKRADGAKTVPQIFIDDQLVGGFDSMMEMKESGELYDLLGIELRENFDKLWDVIVIGAGPAGLNTALYGARKGLDILILSSALGGQMIDTGEIDNYLGVKEAQGPKLLQSFWEHVDKYGVNLELGATVKSVSKNDDEIIVETEDGHQGRAKAVVAASGTTNRELGVDGEKQLKGRGVHYCATCDGYLYEGEAVAIVGGGNAGLEAALDLSKLGCEVDLIEVQPELTGDEVLQEKVYDREAITVHTGTGVEKIIGDKDAEKVDKLVIKDMETETEDELDVNGVFIEIGLLPNSDFIGETVEVNEVGEIVINDNNETSVEGIWAAGDVTNIKDKQIIISAAEGAKAALRINEYLE
- the cas6 gene encoding CRISPR system precrRNA processing endoribonuclease RAMP protein Cas6, with translation MCAYAQLFNPYLTDKEQERTSNRFNNKPRPFVFEPETNQQELFYPGQKIRFNLNLFGVASKYLPYIIEAWNYLAEQGIGSGRGKFIVSEIWNVNQLKGKSERVYSEYANIVHNPEFNIDKRDIKELKKCLDKEKLRLRFSTSTLLKNKGDFVEKIDFYKLMKNLFRRLSSLSVFYGEEELDIEFHQYLEQAKEIELIKDTTSWKSWYRYSNRQNKRIKMKGLVGEVAYQGSLEKFLPYLILGQYSHIGKNTVFGLGNYKILK
- the cas7d gene encoding type I-D CRISPR-associated protein Cas7/Csc2, with translation MENYKIGINNSEAKTVILNGIIETTGQVRFGDGTEINLTITEKDLVPTRDGEAVEKVVFAGSKRRGVDRRAAHEFRNEYIDFENSTEDNSPENDCYIPELCLKCPTCWIYGGTGSTSDTEIDYNIKSRVHYPTAYSIERSELAVATHSRNRVDERSNETGQAGIHEEEFIKGGVHFPISTIMKKMSDWEIGVYSQTFLDNINQSNYTAGASRQGGVKISTDRNDKAPILIVDVSETGTFPLPTFNISADIESFNEAFKEYKEKIQLTELKTDFENKGFEIEEEEKGFQIKDDDNKVMKIEKEDNVIKVTSNNDKVIMKRYIGSKALGYLQKRTNDYQQFLTSFNWGDWSTKRNDLEEYLGV